The following proteins are co-located in the Deinococcus aerius genome:
- the cphA gene encoding cyanophycin synthetase: MSSNPSVSGESRGSPRPSAPQRVLDKQVYRGPNIYGYEPMIRFQLDLGALEEYPSNTLPGFTDRLLELLPSLQTHGCCYREPGGFIRRLRGGTWLGHVTEHVALELQTLAGGRVTYGKTRSVKGQPGVYNVLYAYRDERVGLIAGAVALRLVQSLLPPELQGLEGVDLLLPAGLSGIDPDSPFDFAAELAELRRLTRRFTLGPTTQSLVSEAERRGIPFLRLDDHSLVQLGYGKYQRQIRASITSLTPHIATMTASDKDLTKQLLDRAGLPVPQGVVVKTADEAARAARRLKGPVVTKPLDGNHGRGVSLNLTTEEEVRKGFEEARQHSRDVVVEQYFPGNDHRVLVVNGEVIAVAERVPAHVVGDGQRTIQELVEEVNRDPRRGDGHENVMTRIKIDGHVLDLLARSGRTMESVPGAGEVVPLRDTANLSTGGTAVDRTDVTHPENKTIARRAAQVIGLDVAGIDMISPDITRSIHETGGGIVEVNAAPGFRMHLQPSEGQPRNVAAPVLNMLFPKGTPCRMPIISITGTNGKSTTSRMTAHILRQAGKLVGLTTSNGIYIDGEQILSGDTTGPKSAKVVLSDPNVEVAVLETARGGILREGLGFDRCDVGAVLNIQPDHLGLKGIETVEDLAWVKSLVVEVVTDSGTSVLNADDPLTLRMRKKARGRLALFSMQGGPDASEVLRTHIAQGGLAVLREATVLGDEIVLYQDSQRTPVLRARDIPATLGGYAQVNVQNALAAVAIAASQGVELPVIRTALSTFSTSYEQSPGRLNLYDGHPFRVMLDYAHNPPGLAHLSDLVRHIRPPRGRVIGVMGVAGDRRDEDIRQMGEIAAGMFDELVVREDELRRGRASGEGARILTEGAVAGGLDPGRITTILSERAAVDHGLRMARPGDLLIYLATEVEETWRRIRDFDSSHLPPGGTPEDPAHQGAYHD, translated from the coding sequence GTGAGCAGCAACCCATCCGTTTCCGGCGAGTCGAGAGGCTCGCCGCGCCCCTCTGCACCCCAGCGAGTCCTGGACAAGCAGGTGTACCGCGGCCCCAACATCTACGGCTACGAGCCGATGATCCGCTTTCAGCTCGACCTGGGTGCGCTGGAGGAGTACCCGTCGAACACACTCCCCGGCTTCACCGACCGATTGCTGGAGCTGCTCCCGTCGCTGCAGACGCACGGCTGCTGCTACCGCGAGCCGGGGGGCTTCATCCGCCGCCTGCGGGGCGGCACCTGGCTCGGCCACGTGACCGAACACGTCGCCCTCGAACTCCAGACCCTGGCGGGCGGGCGCGTCACCTACGGCAAGACGCGGTCGGTGAAGGGCCAGCCCGGCGTCTACAACGTCCTGTACGCCTACCGCGACGAGCGCGTGGGCCTCATCGCGGGGGCCGTCGCCCTGCGCCTGGTGCAGAGCCTGCTGCCCCCGGAGTTGCAGGGGCTGGAGGGCGTGGACCTGCTGCTGCCCGCCGGACTGAGCGGCATCGACCCGGACTCGCCCTTCGACTTCGCCGCCGAACTCGCCGAGCTGCGGAGGCTGACGAGGCGCTTTACCCTGGGGCCGACCACCCAGTCGCTCGTGAGCGAGGCCGAGCGGCGGGGCATTCCCTTTCTCCGGCTGGACGACCACAGCCTGGTGCAGCTCGGCTACGGCAAGTACCAGCGCCAGATCCGCGCCAGCATCACCAGCCTGACGCCCCACATCGCCACGATGACCGCGAGCGACAAGGACCTCACCAAGCAGCTCCTCGACCGCGCCGGGCTGCCGGTGCCGCAGGGCGTGGTCGTGAAGACGGCGGATGAGGCGGCGCGCGCTGCCCGCCGCCTGAAAGGCCCCGTCGTGACCAAGCCGCTCGACGGCAACCACGGGCGCGGCGTCTCGCTGAACCTGACCACCGAGGAGGAGGTCCGAAAGGGCTTCGAGGAGGCCCGGCAGCACAGCCGCGACGTGGTCGTCGAGCAGTATTTCCCCGGCAACGACCACCGGGTCCTCGTCGTGAATGGCGAGGTGATCGCGGTCGCCGAGCGCGTGCCCGCCCACGTGGTGGGGGATGGTCAGCGCACGATTCAGGAACTCGTCGAGGAAGTGAACCGCGACCCCCGCCGCGGTGACGGGCACGAGAACGTGATGACGCGGATCAAGATTGACGGGCACGTTCTGGACCTCCTCGCCCGGTCGGGACGAACGATGGAAAGTGTGCCGGGAGCGGGTGAAGTCGTCCCCCTGCGCGACACCGCCAACCTGTCCACCGGGGGCACCGCCGTGGACCGCACCGACGTGACCCACCCCGAGAACAAGACCATCGCCCGGCGCGCGGCGCAGGTCATTGGGCTGGATGTGGCCGGGATCGACATGATCTCGCCCGACATCACCCGGTCCATCCACGAGACGGGCGGCGGCATCGTGGAGGTGAACGCCGCGCCCGGCTTCCGCATGCACCTGCAACCCTCCGAGGGCCAGCCGCGCAACGTCGCCGCGCCCGTGCTGAACATGCTGTTTCCCAAGGGGACGCCCTGCCGCATGCCGATCATCTCCATCACGGGCACGAACGGCAAGAGCACGACCTCGCGCATGACGGCGCACATCCTGCGCCAGGCCGGGAAGCTGGTGGGCCTGACGACCTCCAACGGCATCTATATCGACGGCGAGCAGATTCTCAGCGGCGACACGACCGGCCCGAAGAGCGCCAAGGTCGTCCTGAGCGACCCCAACGTGGAGGTCGCGGTGCTCGAAACCGCGCGCGGCGGCATCCTGCGCGAGGGGCTGGGCTTCGACCGCTGCGACGTGGGCGCGGTGCTGAACATCCAGCCCGACCACCTGGGCCTGAAGGGCATCGAGACGGTGGAGGACCTCGCCTGGGTCAAGTCCCTCGTGGTGGAGGTCGTGACCGACTCGGGCACGAGCGTGCTGAACGCCGACGACCCGCTCACCCTGCGGATGCGGAAAAAGGCGCGCGGACGGCTCGCCCTCTTCTCCATGCAGGGCGGCCCTGACGCCTCGGAGGTCCTGCGGACGCACATCGCCCAGGGGGGCCTGGCCGTGCTGCGCGAGGCCACCGTCCTGGGCGACGAGATCGTGCTGTACCAGGACAGCCAGCGCACGCCCGTCCTGCGCGCCCGCGACATCCCCGCGACCCTGGGCGGCTACGCGCAGGTGAATGTTCAGAACGCGCTCGCGGCGGTCGCCATCGCCGCCTCGCAGGGGGTCGAGCTGCCCGTCATCCGCACCGCCCTGAGCACCTTCTCCACCTCCTACGAGCAGAGCCCGGGCCGCCTGAACCTCTACGACGGCCACCCCTTCCGGGTAATGCTCGACTACGCGCACAACCCGCCGGGGCTGGCGCACCTGAGTGACCTCGTGCGGCACATCCGCCCCCCCCGGGGCCGCGTGATCGGCGTGATGGGCGTGGCGGGCGACCGCCGCGACGAGGACATCCGCCAGATGGGCGAGATCGCCGCCGGAATGTTCGACGAACTCGTCGTGCGCGAGGACGAGTTGCGCCGGGGCCGGGCCAGCGGGGAAGGGGCGCGCATCCTGACCGAGGGCGCCGTCGCGGGGGGCCTTGACCCGGGGCGCATCACCACCATCCTGTCGGAGCGGGCGGCGGTGGACCACGGGCTGCGGATGGCCCGGCCCGGCGACCTC